One Acidimicrobiia bacterium genomic window, CTTGGCAACTGCCGGCGTAAGCCCGACTGCGCGGTGGCGCGGGAGCAGCATGCCGGTGGCACCGGCAGTCTCGGCGGTGCGAATCACCGCGCCGAGATTCTGCGGATCGGTCACACCGTCGAGCGCGACGAGGAACGCCTTCGGATCCTCGAGCAGCGCGTCGACGTCGGCGGGCACGATCGGCGCCGCGAAGGCGACCACTCCCTGGGGCGCATCGGTGCGCGCTCGCCGTTCGAGCTGATCGACGGGCACACGCCGGATTCGAGCGTGCGCGTCCTCGGCGAGCTCCTCGATCTCTTCGGCATCGCCCGAGAGCCAGATCTCGTTGACCCGGCGCTTGCCCGCGACGAGAAGCTCCCGCACCGCACGGCGGCCTTCGACCTGCTGGCCGAGATCGCGCTTCTCGCGTTCCCGGCCTTGCTCCCGTGCGCGCGGGGTCATCGATGCCAGGTGCTGCCGCGCGGTCCGTCCTCGAGCTTGATCCCGCGCACCGCGAGCTCGTCGCGGATCTCGTCGGCACGCGCGA contains:
- the rlmB gene encoding 23S rRNA (guanosine(2251)-2'-O)-methyltransferase RlmB; this encodes MTPRAREQGREREKRDLGQQVEGRRAVRELLVAGKRRVNEIWLSGDAEEIEELAEDAHARIRRVPVDQLERRARTDAPQGVVAFAAPIVPADVDALLEDPKAFLVALDGVTDPQNLGAVIRTAETAGATGMLLPRHRAVGLTPAVAKAAAGALEHLPVAFVSGIPGVLERAARARVWCVGLDAEGDTSVFELPVADQPLVLVLGAEGRGLSRLARARCEVVASIPMHGHIESLNVSAAAAIACAEIARSRATHGEGE